Proteins co-encoded in one Sulfurimonas sp. HSL1-2 genomic window:
- the rsmI gene encoding 16S rRNA (cytidine(1402)-2'-O)-methyltransferase → MLTLVPTPIGNIADISLRAMDALVNADVLLCEDTRVTKKLLHLLKERYGKEADKEQSFISVHSHSEHRFLEKTDPSFFEQNVVYASDAGMPGVSDPGQMLVRYCIDRGIDYDVLPGANAVLTAFAASGFVETQVLFFGFLPHKGSDRSGALGRALYSGYTTVLYESPHRLEKLLGEIADAEPSRRLFAAKELTKMHQRYLHGTAAEVLETLGGNYKGEWVVVIEAGEVRDATFSEKEILALDLPKKAAAKLIAKLTGETPKSCYQRLLETDK, encoded by the coding sequence ATGCTGACGCTTGTACCCACCCCGATCGGAAATATTGCCGACATTTCGCTGCGTGCCATGGATGCACTGGTCAATGCGGACGTGCTGTTGTGCGAAGATACCCGCGTGACGAAGAAACTGCTGCACCTGCTCAAAGAGCGCTACGGCAAAGAGGCGGACAAAGAACAGTCGTTCATATCCGTCCACTCCCACAGCGAACACCGTTTTCTTGAGAAGACCGATCCGTCGTTTTTTGAACAGAACGTTGTCTACGCCAGCGACGCGGGGATGCCGGGGGTAAGCGACCCTGGGCAGATGCTTGTGCGCTACTGCATCGACCGCGGTATCGACTACGACGTGCTTCCGGGGGCGAATGCCGTTCTGACGGCCTTTGCCGCCAGCGGATTCGTCGAGACGCAGGTGCTCTTTTTCGGCTTTCTCCCCCACAAGGGCAGTGACCGTTCCGGGGCACTCGGCCGCGCGCTTTACAGCGGCTATACGACCGTACTGTATGAATCCCCGCACCGCCTGGAGAAGCTCCTGGGTGAAATCGCCGACGCGGAACCATCGCGCCGTCTCTTCGCCGCCAAAGAGCTGACGAAAATGCATCAGCGCTACCTGCACGGTACGGCCGCCGAAGTGCTCGAAACGCTCGGAGGCAATTACAAAGGCGAGTGGGTCGTTGTCATCGAGGCGGGGGAGGTACGCGATGCGACCTTCTCCGAAAAGGAGATCCTCGCCCTTGACCTTCCGAAGAAGGCAGCGGCGAAGCTGATCGCAAAATTGACGGGAGAAACGCCGAAAAGCTGTTATCAACGGTTATTGGAAACCGACAAATAA
- a CDS encoding RsmE family RNA methyltransferase encodes MRFLFHDEAGAPEVTLKGEAYKYIVKVRRHGVGDSVALRHPEASGTLYTYRLAQSDGRRAELMLMSEESLRIGAVRPLHIGWCLVDPKSVEKVLPQLNEMGIAGITFIACDRSQRQFKPDFERYRRILEASMQQCGRSEWMGLEIADSLEAFLAANPQTVVLDFTEETLRDTTGIGTVLIGCEGGFSEAERTLLASCRTLRFDTPLILRSESAAVAAAAKILL; translated from the coding sequence GTGAGATTTCTCTTTCACGACGAAGCGGGTGCGCCGGAGGTCACCCTCAAAGGGGAGGCGTACAAATATATCGTGAAAGTAAGGCGCCACGGTGTCGGCGACAGCGTGGCCCTTCGCCATCCGGAGGCGAGCGGCACGCTTTACACCTATCGCCTTGCGCAGAGCGACGGACGGCGCGCGGAGCTGATGCTGATGTCGGAGGAGTCCCTCCGTATCGGGGCAGTGCGGCCGCTGCACATCGGCTGGTGCCTTGTCGATCCGAAATCCGTTGAAAAAGTCCTGCCCCAGCTCAACGAAATGGGGATCGCCGGGATCACTTTCATCGCCTGCGACCGGAGCCAGCGCCAGTTCAAACCCGATTTCGAGCGCTACAGACGCATTCTCGAAGCCTCAATGCAGCAGTGCGGCCGCAGCGAATGGATGGGGCTGGAGATCGCGGATTCACTTGAAGCATTCCTGGCGGCGAACCCGCAGACGGTGGTGCTCGATTTCACCGAAGAGACACTGCGCGATACCACCGGAATAGGGACGGTGCTGATCGGCTGCGAAGGGGGCTTCAGCGAGGCGGAGCGCACCCTGCTGGCATCATGCCGGACGCTCCGTTTCGATACGCCGCTGATCCTCCGTTCGGAGAGCGCCGCCGTCGCCGCAGCGGCCAAGATCCTGCTCTAA
- the rpmE gene encoding 50S ribosomal protein L31, with the protein MKKGIHPEYMACTVTCACGNTFETKSTKDAMRIDICNECHPFFTGSERQVDTAGRIEKFKQRYNMK; encoded by the coding sequence ATGAAAAAAGGTATTCACCCGGAATACATGGCTTGTACAGTCACTTGCGCCTGCGGCAACACTTTTGAGACAAAGAGCACGAAAGATGCGATGCGTATCGACATCTGCAACGAGTGCCACCCGTTCTTCACCGGTTCCGAGCGCCAGGTAGACACTGCCGGACGTATCGAGAAGTTCAAGCAGCGCTACAATATGAAATAA